A genomic stretch from Candidatus Baltobacteraceae bacterium includes:
- the proC gene encoding pyrroline-5-carboxylate reductase has product MRIGIIGRGTLGSALERGFERHPHVRAIDGTTRASSARNRDVAEASDVVVVCVKPRDAAEVCTGIAPVLRNDQVLVSAVASVDTAALHCWTGRRTRIVRVMPNTPARVTSAMTVLARTHESCEEALEQTRELFEKCGRTLVLDESLMDAVTAISGCGPAFIFVAIEALIDAAIALGIPYEHARVLVAQTVLGSGRLVLEGDAHPGALKHEVTTPAGRTIRGLLELEDGKLRATLMKAAIAAAQR; this is encoded by the coding sequence CGAGCGTCATCCGCACGTGCGCGCGATCGATGGGACCACGCGTGCTTCCTCGGCGCGCAATCGGGACGTCGCGGAGGCGAGCGACGTGGTCGTTGTCTGCGTCAAGCCGCGTGACGCGGCCGAGGTCTGTACCGGGATCGCGCCGGTCCTGCGCAACGATCAGGTGTTGGTCTCCGCCGTCGCAAGCGTCGATACCGCGGCCCTGCACTGCTGGACCGGCCGCCGTACACGCATCGTGCGGGTGATGCCCAACACGCCGGCGCGGGTTACCTCGGCGATGACCGTTCTCGCCCGCACCCACGAAAGCTGCGAAGAAGCGCTCGAACAGACGCGCGAGCTTTTCGAGAAGTGCGGCCGTACGCTGGTCCTCGACGAATCGCTGATGGACGCGGTCACCGCGATCAGCGGCTGCGGTCCCGCCTTCATCTTCGTTGCAATCGAGGCGCTGATCGACGCCGCGATCGCGCTCGGCATTCCCTACGAACACGCCCGCGTGCTGGTCGCTCAAACCGTGCTTGGTTCCGGGCGGCTCGTCTTGGAGGGCGACGCGCATCCCGGCGCACTCAAACACGAAGTCACCACGCCTGCCGGCCGCACGATCCGCGGTCTCCTCGAATTGGAAGACGGCAAACTCCGCGCGACCTTGATGAAAGCCGCAATCGCCGCGGCTCAGCGCTAG